AGCAGCGGGCGTGGGCCGTGAACGCATCCTCGACGCGTCCCTCAGGCTGTTCGCGCAGCGGGGCGTGGACGCCACCTCGCTGCAGACGATCGCCGACGAACTCGGCATCACCAAGGCAGCTGTGTACCACCACTTCCAGGCGAAGAACCAGATCATCCTCGAGGTCCTGCGGGAGGGTCTGGAGGGTCTGGAGGCTGCAGTGGCGACAGCGTCGCTCGTTGAGGAGCCGCAGGCGCGGGCCTGGGTGATCGTGCGTGCTCTGGCGGACCTCATCGTCGCGCACCGGCCGAGTTACTCCGTGATGATGAACGACCACACCGTGGAGGCGGTCATGCGATCCGAGCCCCACATCGCCGCAATCCTCGACGGCATGGAGGCGGCCCTGCTGGGGCCCGAGCCGACCCCGGAGCGCCGGCTAGCGGTCGCGTTCTTCCTCGCGGCGCTCAACGCGCCGACCCGACCCTCCTTGCGCGGCGACCATGCACCGAGCGATGACGCTCTCCACGCCAGGGTCCTGGCGCTGGGTGCACACCTGCTCGCGCTCGGGGACGCCCACATCGGAGCCGAAACTCAGCCCTGAGGCGCGGGAGACAGGATCAGCCGGTTGACGGCGCGCTGCCAGTCCCGCTGCTCCCACAGCGGGTGATGCGGCGCCGCGTTCGAGCCGGGCACCACGCCCCAGATGCCGTTGGCGATCGCCGTACGGACTCCGTGCTCGGCGAGCGCGCGTCCGAGGATCCCCTCCTCGAACGTGCCGTGCAGCGGGGTGTAGCCCACCCAGCCCTCACCGATGACGGCGGGGACCTCACGCCAGCGGGCCCAGG
The DNA window shown above is from Tessaracoccus defluvii and carries:
- a CDS encoding TetR/AcrR family transcriptional regulator, producing MGRAAAGVGRERILDASLRLFAQRGVDATSLQTIADELGITKAAVYHHFQAKNQIILEVLREGLEGLEAAVATASLVEEPQARAWVIVRALADLIVAHRPSYSVMMNDHTVEAVMRSEPHIAAILDGMEAALLGPEPTPERRLAVAFFLAALNAPTRPSLRGDHAPSDDALHARVLALGAHLLALGDAHIGAETQP